In a genomic window of Acidilobus saccharovorans 345-15:
- a CDS encoding arginase family protein, which produces MSLVKRARFLKDPYDRRVGEVEPLIPLAGVPWDWSTAGRPGARFAPSAIRTELYSLTPLSEDLGELRWGFDDMGDIDIVGGDIIETGRRVVEASRHVMEVAMSRGVPAIFIGGDHSITNWTSRPFVEQGASLVVLDAHYDIRKLTEGVTSGSWLRELVEATKVKALVVGVSEYVNPPYAPSRAKELGVDIISRVELLKDFKSSLERLRSLVAGSKVYLSIDMDHLAQAFAPGVNSPTPLGMTPFESMSVIDTIASSAKVVGIDVVEVVPGADVTGSTPRLAAALLLRAVQRSLVSMNMK; this is translated from the coding sequence TTGAGTCTAGTCAAAAGGGCCCGCTTTTTGAAGGACCCTTATGACAGGAGAGTTGGAGAAGTAGAGCCCTTAATTCCGCTTGCTGGCGTCCCATGGGATTGGTCAACTGCTGGCAGGCCCGGGGCTAGGTTTGCCCCTTCAGCCATAAGGACAGAACTTTACTCGCTGACACCACTCTCCGAAGACCTTGGAGAGCTAAGGTGGGGTTTTGATGATATGGGTGACATTGATATTGTAGGAGGCGATATTATAGAGACCGGCCGAAGGGTTGTTGAAGCCTCAAGGCACGTCATGGAGGTAGCGATGTCCAGAGGGGTTCCGGCTATTTTCATTGGAGGCGACCACTCAATAACTAACTGGACGTCTAGGCCCTTCGTAGAGCAAGGCGCTTCCTTGGTAGTTCTTGATGCACACTATGATATAAGAAAACTGACGGAAGGCGTTACCAGTGGATCGTGGCTAAGGGAGTTAGTTGAAGCCACTAAAGTCAAGGCACTTGTCGTCGGAGTATCTGAGTATGTAAACCCTCCTTACGCCCCTTCTAGAGCTAAGGAGCTGGGAGTTGATATTATCAGCAGGGTCGAACTGCTAAAGGACTTCAAGTCGTCTCTTGAGAGGCTAAGGTCGCTAGTAGCTGGTTCCAAAGTCTATCTGAGCATAGATATGGATCACCTGGCCCAAGCCTTTGCGCCTGGAGTCAACAGTCCTACCCCTCTTGGTATGACTCCTTTCGAAAGCATGAGCGTAATAGATACAATAGCGTCATCAGCTAAGGTCGTGGGAATAGACGTAGTCGAGGTAGTGCCAGGGGCAGACGTTACAGGTTCTACGCCTAGGCTGGCAGCTGCCCTACTTCTAAGGGCTGTACAGAGATCGCTGGTCTCGATGAACATGAAGTAA